In Sideroxyarcus emersonii, one DNA window encodes the following:
- a CDS encoding GNAT family N-acetyltransferase, with protein MLDLIKQEQRETPGRLTFSLARTVAEVAEAQRVRFKVFAEEMGAKLPSAALGLDIDRFDEFCDHLLVRDHGNDKVVGTYRILPPEQAVIAGGYYSETEFDLSRLMHLRDRMVEVGRSCVHPDYRDGATITQLWSGLADYIGKHGHEYLIGCASISMGDGGHYAASVYNKVHKLHGAPAEYHVFPHCRLPLESLNQNLDVTIPPLIKGYLRLGAYVAGEPAWDPDFNCADLFILMPVSRMNARYAKHFMRKAA; from the coding sequence ATGCTGGACCTGATCAAGCAAGAGCAGCGCGAAACACCCGGCAGGCTCACTTTCAGCCTGGCACGCACGGTCGCCGAAGTGGCGGAAGCCCAGCGTGTCCGCTTCAAGGTCTTCGCCGAAGAGATGGGGGCCAAGCTGCCCAGCGCCGCACTGGGCCTGGATATCGACCGTTTCGACGAGTTCTGCGACCACCTGCTGGTGCGCGACCATGGCAACGACAAGGTCGTCGGCACCTACCGCATCCTGCCGCCGGAGCAGGCGGTGATCGCGGGCGGCTATTACTCCGAGACCGAATTCGACCTGTCGCGCCTGATGCACCTGCGCGACCGCATGGTCGAAGTCGGACGCTCCTGCGTGCACCCCGATTACCGCGACGGCGCGACCATCACCCAGCTATGGAGCGGCCTGGCCGACTACATCGGCAAGCACGGCCATGAATACCTGATCGGCTGCGCCAGCATCAGCATGGGCGACGGCGGCCACTATGCCGCCAGCGTCTACAACAAGGTGCACAAACTGCACGGCGCCCCCGCCGAATACCACGTGTTTCCGCACTGCCGCCTGCCGCTGGAATCGCTGAACCAGAATCTGGATGTCACCATCCCGCCGCTGATCAAGGGGTACCTGCGCCTGGGTGCCTATGTCGCCGGCGAGCCGGCATGGGATCCCGACTTCAATTGTGCGGACCTGTTCATCCTGATGCCGGTATCGCGCATGAACGCCCGCTACGCCAAGCATTTCATGCGGAAGGCCGCCTAG
- a CDS encoding diacylglycerol kinase yields MESPYKGKTGLVRLWNAFGYSLAGFRAAYKHEDAFRQEVLLAIVMIPLALWLPVSHIGKALMISSVLLVIVIELLNSAIEATVDRISLENHDLAKRAKDIGSSAVLVSLINVLVVWGLVLTA; encoded by the coding sequence ATGGAAAGTCCGTATAAAGGTAAGACAGGTCTGGTACGTTTGTGGAACGCTTTCGGCTATTCGCTGGCCGGGTTCCGCGCCGCGTACAAGCACGAGGATGCGTTCCGGCAGGAAGTGCTGCTCGCCATCGTCATGATCCCGCTGGCGCTGTGGCTGCCGGTGAGCCACATCGGCAAGGCCTTGATGATCTCCAGCGTGCTGCTGGTGATCGTGATCGAATTGCTCAACTCCGCCATCGAGGCCACCGTGGACCGCATCTCGCTGGAAAACCACGATCTGGCCAAGCGTGCTAAGGACATCGGCAGCTCGGCAGTCCTGGTGAGCCTGATCAATGTGCTGGTGGTATGGGGGCTGGTGCTGACGGCATGA
- a CDS encoding glycosyltransferase family 1 protein: protein MNTPNENLTSSAQLNIALVTETYLPEVNGVAITIGRMVQGLRRRQHRIHMIRPRQSRQDVAAKEDGYEETLVNGMPIPGYPELKSGLPAKGLLVRLWKLQRPDIVHIATEGPLGWSALSAARKLDIPVSTDFHTNFHSYTQHYGVGLLKKPIAAYLRHFHNKAACTLVPTTSLQQQLEFEGYRDVLVVSRGVDAELFHPAKRSNELRASWNADENTPVVMLVSRIAPEKNLHVVIQAFEQMRKVNPLARLVMVGDGPARAELEKQHPHVIFAGMQTGEPLATHYASGDIFLYPSLTETYGNVTVEAMASGLATIAYDYAAARQHIQHDVNGLLVPFADTDAFVTQARGLVSDMDRVQRLRIAARQTVESLTWEHIMGEMEAVLLDIVRKQGAQHVQPELSPATD, encoded by the coding sequence ATGAATACACCAAACGAAAACCTCACTTCGTCGGCGCAACTGAACATCGCGCTGGTCACTGAAACCTACCTGCCCGAGGTGAACGGTGTCGCCATCACCATCGGGCGCATGGTGCAAGGCCTGCGCCGCCGCCAGCATCGCATCCACATGATCCGCCCTCGCCAATCCAGACAGGACGTGGCGGCAAAAGAGGATGGCTACGAGGAAACGCTGGTGAACGGCATGCCCATCCCAGGCTATCCCGAACTGAAATCCGGGCTGCCCGCCAAGGGCCTGCTGGTGCGCCTGTGGAAGCTGCAGCGCCCGGACATCGTGCACATCGCCACCGAAGGCCCGCTGGGCTGGTCGGCGCTGTCCGCCGCACGCAAGCTGGACATCCCGGTGAGCACCGATTTCCACACCAACTTCCACAGCTATACGCAGCACTACGGCGTCGGCCTGCTGAAGAAACCGATCGCCGCCTACCTGCGCCACTTCCACAACAAGGCGGCCTGCACGCTGGTCCCCACCACTTCACTGCAGCAACAGCTGGAGTTCGAGGGATACAGGGACGTGCTGGTGGTCTCGCGCGGCGTGGATGCGGAACTGTTCCACCCGGCCAAGCGCAGCAACGAATTGCGCGCATCCTGGAACGCGGACGAGAACACGCCGGTGGTCATGCTGGTGAGCCGCATCGCGCCGGAAAAGAACCTGCACGTGGTCATCCAGGCATTCGAGCAGATGCGCAAGGTCAACCCGCTGGCCCGGCTGGTGATGGTCGGCGACGGCCCGGCACGCGCCGAGCTGGAGAAGCAGCACCCGCACGTGATCTTCGCCGGGATGCAGACCGGCGAACCGCTGGCGACGCACTACGCCTCCGGCGACATCTTCCTCTATCCCAGCCTGACCGAGACCTACGGCAACGTCACCGTCGAGGCGATGGCCAGCGGCCTGGCCACCATCGCTTACGATTACGCCGCCGCACGGCAGCACATCCAGCACGACGTGAACGGCTTGCTGGTCCCCTTCGCCGACACCGATGCGTTCGTGACCCAGGCCCGCGGCCTGGTCTCGGACATGGACCGCGTACAGCGCCTGCGCATCGCCGCACGCCAGACGGTGGAGTCGCTGACCTGGGAACACATCATGGGCGAAATGGAAGCCGTGCTGCTCGACATCGTCCGCAAACAGGGAGCTCAACATGTCCAACCTGAACTTTCCCCTGCAACAGATTAA
- a CDS encoding phosphatase PAP2 family protein, with protein sequence MSNLNFPLQQIKTWDMELCAFCNRQSRSFTVRNLFRLVSRLGDGVFWYVLMIVLLLQYQGAALPAVVHMIAVGLVGTALYKFIKGKTLRPRPFNVYPAIVCVGKTLDQFSFPSGHTMHAVGFGIVAVAYFHGLIWLVLPFSVLVGLSRPILGLHYPSDVLAGAALGAAVAGLSFALI encoded by the coding sequence ATGTCCAACCTGAACTTTCCCCTGCAACAGATTAAGACCTGGGACATGGAGCTGTGCGCGTTCTGCAACCGGCAGAGCCGCAGCTTCACGGTGCGCAACCTGTTCCGCCTCGTCAGCCGCCTGGGCGACGGCGTGTTCTGGTATGTGCTGATGATCGTGCTGCTGCTGCAATACCAGGGCGCCGCATTGCCAGCGGTGGTGCACATGATCGCGGTCGGCCTGGTCGGCACCGCGCTCTACAAATTCATCAAGGGCAAGACGCTGCGTCCGCGCCCGTTCAACGTCTATCCGGCCATCGTCTGCGTCGGCAAGACGCTGGACCAGTTCAGCTTCCCGTCCGGACACACGATGCACGCCGTCGGGTTCGGCATCGTCGCAGTCGCCTACTTCCACGGGCTGATCTGGCTGGTGCTGCCGTTCAGCGTGCTGGTTGGGCTGTCGCGTCCGATACTCGGCCTGCACTACCCGAGCGACGTGCTGGCAGGCGCAGCGCTCGGCGCTGCCGTCGCCGGACTGTCCTTCGCCCTGATCTGA
- a CDS encoding methyl-accepting chemotaxis protein, with protein sequence MRSISLLKTLTLQQQLRLMMGISVIGMVTVIAFVMINLNQLRQEFHTSQTMQLMDKSLIEIKATALAISRGDPILGETATQLDQADAHIQELLQRAGDASPQPDLREQLAAISRQWGAYVQGFRNAIKIAATSPNDALQIPDAMYGMYLAPMVQQLDKLATVNKAAESDSEHRIEAVMSKVLWVVLLPLVALGIITVVAETLFGRHLRKRLEDIVGEINHLHNGDLSRRLTAYNNDEISHLSSTINNFIARFETILHEVHVSANQTHKTAHGVSQMAHSVTANAKEQSAKVFQVSDAIDAMGNTIKKIATNAANASSAAKQTLTLVQSGGETGKSTILALGQIDQTVSSSVKTMNELNHAIQRIGSVSSMIKEIAEQTNLLALNAAIEAARAGEQGRGFAVVADEVRKLAERTTSATSDITKIVQLIESETDQATKAMTLAKQEVAQGVLHGENMGQLLHRIEESVLIVTEMMRQIASSTEDQSAAGENISLNINSVATISASTATDIEQARNEMLSLANASKALFETLGQFKLARAAA encoded by the coding sequence ATGCGTTCCATCTCACTGCTCAAGACACTGACCCTGCAACAACAGCTGCGCCTCATGATGGGCATATCGGTAATCGGCATGGTCACCGTCATCGCCTTCGTGATGATCAACCTGAACCAGCTGCGCCAGGAATTCCACACCAGCCAGACCATGCAGCTGATGGACAAGAGCCTGATCGAGATCAAGGCGACCGCACTGGCGATCAGCCGCGGCGACCCGATCCTGGGCGAGACCGCAACCCAGCTGGATCAAGCCGATGCCCACATCCAGGAACTGCTGCAGCGAGCCGGCGATGCGTCGCCGCAGCCCGACCTGCGCGAGCAGCTGGCAGCCATATCCAGACAGTGGGGCGCCTACGTACAGGGCTTCAGGAACGCGATCAAGATCGCGGCGACCAGCCCGAACGACGCGTTGCAGATCCCAGACGCCATGTACGGCATGTACCTCGCGCCGATGGTGCAGCAGCTGGACAAGCTGGCCACGGTGAACAAGGCAGCCGAGTCCGACTCAGAACACAGGATAGAGGCGGTGATGAGCAAGGTGCTGTGGGTGGTGCTGCTGCCGCTGGTCGCGCTGGGGATCATCACTGTGGTCGCCGAGACCCTGTTCGGCCGCCACCTGCGCAAGCGTCTGGAAGACATCGTCGGCGAGATCAACCACCTGCACAACGGCGACCTGAGCCGGCGGCTGACCGCATACAACAACGACGAGATCAGCCACCTGTCCAGCACGATCAACAATTTCATCGCGCGTTTCGAGACCATCCTGCACGAGGTGCACGTTTCGGCCAACCAGACGCACAAGACGGCGCACGGGGTCAGCCAGATGGCGCACTCGGTCACCGCCAACGCCAAGGAGCAGTCGGCCAAGGTGTTCCAGGTGAGCGATGCCATCGATGCCATGGGCAACACCATCAAGAAGATCGCCACCAACGCGGCGAATGCCTCTTCCGCCGCCAAGCAGACCCTGACGCTGGTGCAATCCGGCGGCGAGACCGGCAAGTCCACCATCCTCGCCTTGGGGCAGATCGACCAGACCGTCAGTTCCTCGGTCAAGACCATGAACGAGCTGAACCATGCGATCCAGCGTATCGGCAGCGTCAGCAGCATGATCAAGGAGATCGCCGAGCAGACCAACCTGCTGGCACTCAACGCCGCCATCGAGGCGGCGCGTGCCGGCGAACAGGGACGCGGCTTTGCGGTGGTGGCGGACGAGGTGCGCAAGCTGGCGGAACGCACCACCAGCGCGACCTCGGATATCACCAAGATCGTGCAGCTGATCGAGAGCGAAACCGACCAGGCGACCAAGGCCATGACGCTGGCCAAGCAGGAAGTGGCTCAGGGCGTGTTGCACGGCGAGAACATGGGACAACTGCTGCACCGGATCGAGGAATCCGTACTCATCGTCACCGAGATGATGCGCCAGATCGCCTCTTCCACCGAAGACCAGTCGGCAGCGGGGGAAAACATCTCGCTCAACATCAATTCGGTCGCCACCATCAGCGCCAGCACCGCCACCGACATCGAGCAGGCGCGCAACGAGATGCTGAGCCTGGCCAATGCATCGAAAGCACTGTTCGAGACGCTCGGCCAGTTCAAGCTGGCACGGGCGGCGGCCTAG
- a CDS encoding zinc dependent phospholipase C family protein, which translates to MKSLLKYWRWYIPLLLWSADAHAWGLYTHVYFAQLLLWAVPLTDPRYRRAIKSFPRLVLAGACLPDLALLSEQSWGEPFSSTHQWQRARKLLDDARSDEEYALSLGFVSHLLVDVIAHNHFVPAHEKMWGNVPVLTHAACEWAMDMHIRTQLFAEPAELMQTHRAELAEYVAQHFSCPPSLARRGVGMLAGAESLLRFSRLSHLCYRGARWLDAGMQRRFNYYLSETGARLTHIDRILLGEAPVWDANPHADDPVVRRRIELVNPLQLRHRMPLPQDVFSEA; encoded by the coding sequence ATGAAGAGTCTGCTCAAATACTGGCGCTGGTATATACCGCTGCTGCTGTGGAGTGCAGATGCCCATGCATGGGGACTCTACACCCATGTCTATTTCGCCCAGCTGCTGCTGTGGGCGGTCCCGCTTACCGATCCGCGCTATCGCCGCGCGATCAAGTCCTTCCCCAGACTGGTGCTGGCCGGCGCCTGCCTGCCGGATCTTGCGCTGTTGAGCGAACAATCCTGGGGCGAGCCGTTCTCGAGCACGCATCAATGGCAGCGTGCGCGCAAACTGCTGGACGATGCCCGGAGCGACGAGGAATACGCGCTCTCGCTGGGCTTTGTCAGCCACTTGCTGGTCGACGTGATTGCGCACAACCACTTCGTTCCCGCGCACGAGAAGATGTGGGGCAACGTCCCCGTGCTGACGCATGCCGCATGCGAGTGGGCGATGGACATGCACATCCGCACGCAGTTGTTTGCCGAGCCGGCCGAACTGATGCAGACGCACCGTGCCGAACTGGCCGAATATGTCGCGCAGCATTTTTCCTGTCCGCCGAGCCTGGCGCGGCGCGGCGTCGGTATGCTGGCCGGTGCGGAGAGCCTGCTGCGTTTCAGCCGTCTGTCGCATCTGTGCTATCGCGGTGCGCGCTGGCTCGATGCCGGGATGCAGCGCCGCTTCAACTATTACCTGAGCGAGACCGGTGCGCGGTTGACCCACATCGACCGCATCCTGCTGGGAGAAGCGCCGGTGTGGGATGCCAATCCGCATGCCGATGATCCTGTTGTGCGCCGGCGCATCGAGCTGGTCAATCCGCTGCAATTGCGGCATCGCATGCCGCTGCCGCAGGACGTGTTCAGCGAGGCCTAG
- a CDS encoding YdcF family protein codes for MTWFVTNLISAFLLPPLDLLLIAVLGLWLWSKRPLIARLLLGTAVTLLWLLSTPFFAEAMLQGLEGQPYAVDTRKPLADAIVVLGGGTNFRAPEYGGDTVKKETLERLRYAAKLYRETGKPILTTGGTPLGNSVSEAELMKQVLEKEFNVPVRWAEGASDNTQENAQLSRQLLKQDGIRRIYLVTHAWHMPRAVQAFQAAGFQVVPAPTAYTTRYRIDLLAFLPSASALLDSRIFLHELIGMFWYQLKS; via the coding sequence ATGACCTGGTTCGTCACCAATCTGATCAGCGCCTTCCTGCTGCCGCCGCTCGATTTGCTGCTCATCGCGGTCCTCGGGTTATGGCTGTGGAGCAAGCGTCCGCTGATCGCGCGCTTGCTGCTCGGCACGGCAGTGACGCTGCTGTGGCTGCTTTCCACGCCGTTCTTCGCCGAGGCGATGCTGCAAGGCCTGGAAGGCCAGCCTTATGCCGTCGATACCCGAAAACCGCTGGCGGATGCCATCGTGGTGCTGGGCGGCGGCACCAATTTCCGCGCACCGGAATACGGCGGCGATACGGTAAAGAAAGAGACACTGGAACGCCTGCGCTACGCCGCCAAGCTGTACCGCGAGACCGGCAAACCGATCCTGACGACGGGTGGCACGCCGCTGGGCAACAGCGTGTCCGAGGCCGAGCTGATGAAGCAGGTACTGGAAAAGGAGTTCAACGTACCCGTGCGCTGGGCGGAGGGAGCCTCGGACAACACGCAGGAGAATGCCCAATTGAGCAGACAGCTGCTCAAGCAGGATGGCATCAGGCGCATCTATCTCGTCACCCATGCCTGGCACATGCCGCGTGCGGTGCAGGCGTTCCAGGCCGCCGGCTTCCAGGTCGTTCCCGCACCGACCGCCTACACCACGCGTTACCGCATCGACTTGCTGGCTTTCCTCCCCAGCGCCAGCGCCTTGCTGGACAGCAGGATTTTCCTGCACGAATTGATCGGGATGTTCTGGTATCAGCTAAAATCGTGA
- a CDS encoding OsmC family protein, protein MKARIKWVEEVSFIGETESGHAVVMDGPPAGGGRNLGPRPMEMLLIGTGACTAYDVVTILKKGRQQISDCVVDIQSDRAETDPKVFTKIHLHFVVTGKDLKREQVERAIKLSADKYCSASIMLGKTAKVTHDFEIVEG, encoded by the coding sequence ATGAAAGCACGCATCAAATGGGTAGAAGAGGTTTCCTTCATCGGCGAGACCGAAAGCGGTCATGCGGTAGTGATGGACGGCCCGCCCGCAGGCGGCGGACGCAACTTGGGACCGCGACCAATGGAGATGTTGCTGATCGGTACCGGCGCTTGTACCGCTTACGATGTGGTGACCATCCTGAAAAAAGGGCGGCAGCAAATTTCCGATTGCGTAGTGGATATCCAGTCCGACCGCGCCGAAACCGATCCCAAAGTGTTCACGAAGATTCACCTGCACTTTGTGGTGACGGGCAAAGACCTCAAGCGCGAACAAGTCGAGCGCGCCATCAAGCTCTCCGCGGACAAATACTGCTCCGCCTCCATCATGCTGGGAAAGACTGCCAAGGTGACGCACGATTTCGAGATCGTGGAAGGATAG
- the coq7 gene encoding 2-polyprenyl-3-methyl-6-methoxy-1,4-benzoquinone monooxygenase, producing MLNLDRLIIEFDKGLRTLFADAPTARPYPDANIADTEMSEAEKKHAAALMRINHTGEICAQALYQGQALTARDPAVQERLNHAAWEETEHLAWTSHRVHELGGRLSLLNPFWYTGSLALGALAGALGDKWNLGFLAETERQVGAHLQSHLDGLPKQDAKSRAVAQQMYVDEVGHADMALELGAAELPLPVKLAMRGMSKVMTKTVYWV from the coding sequence ATGCTGAATCTGGACCGTCTCATCATCGAATTCGATAAAGGTTTGCGCACGCTGTTTGCGGATGCGCCGACCGCTCGCCCTTATCCCGATGCGAACATCGCCGATACCGAGATGAGCGAAGCGGAAAAGAAGCATGCCGCGGCGCTGATGCGCATCAACCATACCGGCGAGATCTGTGCGCAGGCCTTGTATCAGGGACAGGCGCTGACCGCACGCGATCCTGCGGTGCAGGAAAGACTGAATCATGCCGCGTGGGAGGAGACCGAGCATCTGGCCTGGACTTCGCATCGCGTGCATGAACTGGGCGGGCGCCTGAGCCTGCTCAATCCGTTCTGGTACACCGGTTCGCTGGCGCTGGGTGCCCTGGCGGGCGCACTGGGCGACAAGTGGAACCTGGGATTCCTGGCCGAGACCGAGCGACAGGTCGGCGCCCACCTGCAGAGCCACCTGGACGGACTTCCGAAACAGGATGCCAAGAGCCGCGCCGTGGCGCAGCAGATGTATGTGGATGAAGTCGGGCACGCCGATATGGCGCTGGAACTGGGTGCGGCGGAGTTGCCGCTGCCGGTGAAGCTGGCGATGCGCGGGATGTCGAAGGTGATGACGAAGACGGTTTACTGGGTTTGA
- a CDS encoding porin, with amino-acid sequence MQKKIIALAIAAAFSAPAFADVNMYGVVDAAVARASADGQKSDLLAVSGGLSQSRIGAKAAEDLSNGMKAVVNIEYGLDTQSNTAIGSGGVGNTNVIARQQMLALAGGFGTVATGYLQTTGYDFAVKFDPTADSLVSPLQSMTGANGFLIGSAAGAARAQRALAYISPNMSGFTVAVNYATALAGVGNLTVASNLADVKTSATLASVNYDWNALSVGGVYAKTSAPTATPSTTDYALGASYDLSVVKLFGTYQQTKTDAAGVAGTANKAMSFSALAPVGPGSVLFSYAKSTLGTVTSQNGSGYTVGWLQGLSKMTTAYATVTKVSNGSAGTQYSVINNALAGGAMTAGGSSTLFAVGLNKKF; translated from the coding sequence ATGCAAAAGAAAATCATCGCACTGGCTATCGCTGCTGCTTTTTCTGCACCGGCATTCGCTGATGTGAACATGTATGGCGTTGTTGACGCAGCCGTGGCGCGCGCTTCCGCTGACGGTCAGAAGAGCGACCTGCTGGCCGTTTCTGGCGGTCTGTCCCAGTCCCGTATCGGCGCGAAGGCCGCAGAAGATCTGAGTAACGGCATGAAGGCCGTGGTCAATATCGAATACGGTCTGGATACGCAATCCAACACAGCAATCGGTTCTGGTGGCGTGGGCAATACGAACGTTATTGCACGTCAGCAAATGCTGGCCCTGGCTGGCGGCTTCGGCACCGTTGCAACCGGCTATCTGCAGACCACCGGCTATGACTTCGCGGTCAAGTTCGACCCGACTGCCGATTCTCTGGTATCTCCGCTGCAAAGCATGACTGGCGCCAACGGCTTCCTGATTGGCTCCGCTGCAGGTGCTGCTCGTGCTCAACGCGCATTGGCCTATATTTCTCCGAACATGAGCGGCTTTACCGTTGCCGTGAACTATGCCACTGCGCTGGCTGGCGTGGGTAACCTGACGGTTGCTTCTAACCTTGCCGACGTCAAGACTTCCGCAACATTGGCTTCCGTCAACTACGACTGGAACGCGCTGTCCGTCGGCGGCGTGTACGCCAAGACTTCCGCTCCTACAGCGACACCTTCAACAACTGATTACGCTCTGGGTGCATCTTACGATCTGAGCGTGGTCAAGTTGTTCGGTACCTACCAGCAGACCAAAACGGATGCCGCGGGTGTTGCTGGCACTGCCAACAAGGCGATGTCCTTCAGCGCCCTGGCCCCGGTCGGCCCTGGCTCGGTGCTGTTCAGCTATGCCAAGTCGACCCTTGGTACTGTCACCAGCCAGAACGGCAGTGGTTACACCGTGGGCTGGCTGCAAGGTCTGTCCAAGATGACAACTGCTTATGCAACAGTGACCAAGGTGAGCAACGGTTCGGCTGGTACCCAGTACAGCGTGATCAACAACGCGCTGGCGGGCGGTGCGATGACTGCCGGTGGCAGCTCTACCCTGTTCGCGGTCGGTCTGAACAAGAAGTTCTGA
- a CDS encoding efflux transporter outer membrane subunit, translated as MRYMRLASSMLGISILIGCSEAPVYETPKVAAPAAYQGDASVWQPAQPADHLPRGDWWKAYKDSTLDDLVVRLDAANPDLAVAVAHFDQANAYAAQARAGYFPTLSAGAYSTRNKQSQTRALRSAAQPNLYNDNALGLAASYEVDLWGHVRNQVEAGEAGAQAAAAELESIHLSLRAELTNDYLTLRMLDAQSRLLADEVDAYAKALTLTQNRFQGGIDSALDVSRAKVQLETAKAKISDIAASRALYQHAIATLVGESASSFVIAPAVVDIQLPSIPVGVPTTLLQRRPDISAAERNLAAANARIGVAKSAFFPTLNLNAAGGYESTNQAGWLNAPNLYWMIGPSALMTIFDAGRREAVVAQEEAAFKVAGARYRATVLQAFREVEDNLSLLNELTEEGKALTAAVVDTQRTLDIAMNRYREGIASYLEVVTAQAAAQQVQLDELNLRRRRLQASVNLIRALGGGWDSTQMAER; from the coding sequence ATGAGATATATGCGGCTGGCATCGTCGATGCTGGGTATTTCCATCCTGATCGGCTGTTCCGAGGCGCCTGTCTACGAGACGCCCAAGGTTGCTGCGCCTGCGGCCTACCAGGGGGATGCCTCGGTCTGGCAACCGGCACAGCCTGCGGATCATCTGCCGCGCGGCGATTGGTGGAAGGCCTACAAGGACTCGACGCTGGACGATCTGGTGGTGCGGCTGGATGCGGCGAACCCCGATCTGGCCGTGGCCGTGGCGCATTTCGACCAGGCGAACGCCTATGCCGCGCAAGCCCGAGCGGGCTATTTCCCGACGCTTTCGGCGGGCGCCTATTCGACGCGCAACAAGCAGTCCCAGACCCGGGCGCTGCGTTCTGCGGCGCAGCCGAATCTATACAACGATAACGCACTCGGCCTGGCCGCCTCGTACGAGGTTGACCTGTGGGGACACGTGCGCAATCAGGTGGAAGCGGGCGAAGCCGGTGCGCAAGCGGCAGCGGCGGAACTGGAGTCGATCCATCTGAGCCTGCGAGCCGAACTGACGAACGATTACCTGACCTTGCGCATGCTGGATGCGCAATCCAGATTGCTGGCGGATGAGGTCGATGCTTATGCCAAGGCATTGACGCTCACCCAGAACCGCTTCCAGGGTGGCATCGATTCGGCCCTGGATGTCTCCCGCGCCAAGGTTCAGCTCGAGACGGCCAAAGCCAAGATTTCCGACATCGCGGCGAGCAGGGCGCTATATCAGCATGCGATCGCCACGCTGGTCGGCGAATCGGCTTCCAGCTTTGTCATCGCACCTGCCGTGGTGGATATCCAGTTGCCTTCCATCCCGGTGGGGGTGCCGACCACGCTGTTGCAGCGCAGGCCGGATATCTCTGCGGCGGAACGCAATCTGGCGGCAGCCAATGCGCGTATCGGCGTGGCCAAATCGGCATTCTTCCCGACCCTCAATCTGAATGCCGCTGGCGGATATGAAAGCACCAACCAGGCGGGATGGCTGAATGCGCCTAACCTGTACTGGATGATCGGGCCGAGTGCGCTGATGACCATATTCGATGCAGGCCGACGCGAGGCCGTGGTGGCGCAGGAAGAGGCCGCCTTCAAGGTGGCCGGCGCCAGATACCGTGCCACTGTGCTGCAGGCTTTCCGGGAGGTCGAAGATAACCTGTCGCTGCTGAACGAGCTGACCGAGGAGGGCAAGGCTCTGACGGCTGCGGTTGTCGATACGCAGCGCACGCTGGATATCGCCATGAACCGTTATCGCGAAGGAATCGCCAGTTACCTGGAAGTCGTGACCGCGCAAGCCGCGGCGCAGCAGGTGCAATTGGACGAACTCAACCTGCGCAGAAGGCGCTTGCAAGCCAGTGTCAACCTGATTCGCGCACTCGGCGGCGGCTGGGATAGTACCCAGATGGCCGAACGCTGA